One Entomomonas asaccharolytica DNA segment encodes these proteins:
- a CDS encoding MFS transporter, with protein sequence MVNNNNNISVETPEQEKKRLRKVATATIVGSMLEWYDFYLYATMAALVFGQVFFDTADPKSASLKAFATFAIGFIARPVGGMLFGRYGDRFGRKKMLVVTFILMGVCTTIIGLIPTYDTIGVWAPIALVFIRFIQGLGAGAELAGAAITSYEHASTKKRGSQGAWPAIGLNLGLLLSSLTVFILSLFGQEFLLNGGWRIPFILSFVLVFVGLWVRRSLPETPDFDKIVHEHKRDKAPFHDIFKFHIKGLLVAFFLALGYNALSYTFKTFSLAYLDQYKGVTADVTSLSITLASLVALFTIPCFGWMCDKWSSKKVMITGAVITLLYILPFMWLIDTANEHYIYFALIITTGFLTPMMFAAQGSFLSRQFPVQVRSTGIGTGREIGGALGGLAPLLALWLVKVSPDNSTIGVIIILFISAIFVIVSGLCDQGSKFTDNKN encoded by the coding sequence ATGGTAAACAATAACAATAATATAAGTGTTGAAACTCCAGAACAGGAGAAGAAACGATTGCGCAAAGTAGCGACAGCTACTATTGTCGGTTCTATGCTTGAGTGGTATGACTTTTACCTATATGCAACCATGGCAGCGCTAGTATTTGGGCAGGTATTTTTTGATACAGCTGATCCCAAAAGTGCTAGCTTAAAAGCATTTGCTACCTTTGCTATTGGTTTTATTGCAAGACCTGTAGGTGGAATGTTATTTGGTCGTTATGGTGACCGTTTTGGTCGTAAAAAAATGTTGGTGGTTACCTTTATTCTAATGGGTGTTTGTACCACAATCATTGGTCTTATTCCTACCTATGATACTATTGGTGTTTGGGCGCCTATTGCGTTAGTTTTTATTCGTTTTATTCAAGGTTTAGGTGCTGGTGCTGAGTTAGCAGGCGCAGCTATTACTTCGTATGAACATGCCTCCACCAAGAAAAGAGGTAGCCAAGGCGCTTGGCCTGCCATTGGTTTAAATTTAGGTTTATTGCTTTCGTCATTGACTGTTTTTATCTTAAGTTTGTTCGGTCAAGAGTTCTTATTAAATGGTGGTTGGCGAATTCCTTTTATTCTAAGTTTCGTATTGGTTTTCGTAGGGTTATGGGTAAGACGTAGCTTACCTGAGACGCCAGACTTCGATAAGATTGTGCATGAGCATAAGCGTGATAAAGCACCTTTCCATGATATCTTTAAATTCCATATCAAGGGGTTATTGGTCGCTTTCTTCTTGGCATTGGGTTATAACGCGTTAAGTTATACCTTTAAAACTTTCTCATTAGCTTATTTAGATCAGTATAAGGGCGTTACTGCGGATGTAACTTCATTATCCATTACCCTTGCCAGTTTAGTGGCTTTATTTACTATTCCTTGTTTTGGTTGGATGTGTGACAAGTGGAGCAGTAAGAAAGTGATGATTACAGGTGCGGTTATTACTTTGTTATATATCTTACCCTTTATGTGGTTAATAGATACTGCTAACGAGCATTACATTTATTTTGCATTAATTATCACCACTGGCTTTTTAACCCCCATGATGTTTGCGGCACAAGGCTCATTTTTAAGCAGACAATTCCCTGTCCAAGTGCGTTCTACAGGCATTGGTACAGGCAGAGAGATAGGTGGTGCATTAGGTGGTTTAGCTCCTTTATTAGCGCTTTGGTTGGTAAAAGTATCACCAGATAATTCAACCATTGGGGTGATTATTATTTTATTTATCTCTGCTATTTTTGTGATCGTTTCAGGGTTGTGCGATCAGGGTAGTAAATTTACAGATAATAAAAACTAA
- a CDS encoding YnfA family protein, producing the protein MSLKTLILYLLTAFAEIIGCYLPYVWLKQNGSAWLLIPAAISLAIFAWLLTLHDAASGRVYAAYGGVYISVAIFWLWGVDGIKPSLWDIVGVLVALAGMAIIAFQPR; encoded by the coding sequence ATTTCCTTGAAAACACTGATCCTTTATTTGTTAACCGCGTTTGCAGAAATTATCGGCTGTTACTTGCCTTATGTATGGTTAAAACAAAATGGTTCAGCATGGTTATTAATTCCTGCGGCTATAAGTTTAGCTATTTTTGCATGGCTGCTAACATTACATGATGCTGCATCAGGCAGAGTGTATGCTGCCTATGGTGGTGTTTATATTAGTGTAGCTATTTTCTGGCTATGGGGAGTAGATGGCATAAAACCTTCACTATGGGATATTGTAGGTGTGTTAGTAGCTTTGGCTGGAATGGCTATTATTGCTTTTCAACCACGTTAA
- a CDS encoding LysE family transporter, which translates to MSLTSIFFIHLLALASPGPDFVFISQIAANYNKKSTILAILGVCSAIAIWALLAISGLNIIIQHTPIIYKVLLLLGGSYLIWLGVSAIKSSFNKTQLMATEHSRQHRFFIKGFMTNLANPKALAYFGSIFSVAVANATPHTLLLMFILIVMESLLWFYLVATLFSTRWVADWYQKRLNKINLICGLAFVLFGLGLIYRLFFNIL; encoded by the coding sequence ATGTCACTTACCTCCATCTTCTTCATCCATCTGTTAGCCCTCGCTAGTCCAGGCCCAGATTTTGTTTTTATTTCACAAATAGCCGCTAACTACAATAAAAAAAGTACTATCTTGGCTATCTTAGGTGTTTGCAGTGCAATTGCTATTTGGGCGCTATTAGCAATCAGTGGCTTGAATATTATCATTCAACACACGCCTATTATTTATAAAGTATTGTTGTTATTAGGTGGCAGTTATTTAATTTGGTTAGGTGTCTCTGCTATTAAAAGCAGCTTTAATAAAACGCAATTAATGGCTACTGAACATAGTAGGCAACATCGTTTTTTTATCAAAGGTTTTATGACTAACCTAGCTAATCCAAAAGCCCTAGCCTATTTTGGTAGTATTTTTTCAGTTGCCGTTGCTAATGCAACGCCTCATACGTTGTTATTAATGTTTATATTAATAGTAATGGAAAGCTTACTATGGTTTTATTTGGTGGCAACATTATTTTCTACCCGTTGGGTGGCGGACTGGTATCAAAAGCGGCTTAACAAAATTAATCTTATCTGTGGCCTAGCCTTTGTCCTTTTCGGGTTAGGATTAATTTATCGTCTGTTTTTTAATATTCTTTAA
- a CDS encoding alpha-2-macroglobulin family protein, which produces MNKKYWLAVPLLISLMFGTVSHNFAQAQTTSPPSTAVDESTLAKRYAGKELKVIDVSEIQVNGASTLSVTFSVPLKANQKFNDKLHLIDTKSGKVDGAWVLSKNQQELTFNNLEPNRKLVLTVDAGLRGVNGKSIPVEYVARLTTKDLKPMLGFASRGSLLPVRLAEGLPVVTLNVQQATVEFFKIHDDKLPQFFSQWGRGGSLQYWNAEELLAMADLAYTGGFKLNADKNRRETVMLPIAGIKQLQKPGVYFAVLRQSGEYKYSFPATVFTISDIGVSAHRYKSSDNLTVFTQSLETGKAIIGVDIKVLDSKGNVIEDAATNTKGYAELANISDADIVLAAHNGQTTMLRLKTSALDLSEFTVTGPEDAAFQFFMFGPRDLYRPGETVLFNALLRDKDGNQVKDMPVNVEVRSPDGTVVRSFVWKATQQGFYQYQLKVSSDAKTGRWSFLVKIGDKKVQDYNFNVEDFLPERLALELKASEQPLAPVDSMYVGVNGRYLYGAPASGNLLSGQVYVRPLREGVAKLPGYYFGDLNEKYLSQNIDFSEFPLDKEGKGTIRLDSQWKEVKSPLQLIVQASLQESGGRPIVRRVIQSVWPAKQLVGIRPLFKDKEVDYDTTVEFEVLLANAQGDKLAAKDLKVRFVRERRDYYWYYSDSDGWNSNYNQKDLMMDEQQISIAKGTTAKLTYPVEWGYYRLEVENPATGLISNYQFRAGYSWQENTEEGGAVRPDQVKVALDKPAYNEGDKAKITITPPAAGSGYLMIESSDGLLWWQAIDVPATGKTFEIPIDSKWQRHDLYISTLIVRPGDRKVGATPKRAVGLLHLPLDRQQRKVNLELVAPEKMGPSQNLVVKVKAKDSQGNPIKNATVLVAAVDVGVLNITNYKTPDPFAGIFGRKAYGADQLDVYGQLIETGQGRIASLSFGGDAALAKGGKKPDTNVMIVALQSKPITVNDNGEAEVSLAIPDFNGELRLMGQAWTDNAFGMAEAKTVVAAPVIAELATPRFLAGGDSSTLALDITNLTEKPQKLSVNLTSEGFVTLVNSKPQQITVAKGERKILTIPVKALSGMGVGKVTVNVTGITVEGKAAPDIKRTWSIGTRPAYPATLETFQTVLESSPWNIPTAVLSGTEMDGREGLLQLTSQPPLNLSKQIQSLHAYPYGCAEQTTSGLYPSLYSTTELLKRLSVTTDQTDEQRHNAIEIGIGRLLGMQRHNGSFGLWSNDSEEGYWLSIYVTDFLLRARERGFSVPEEPLQNAVKRILNYVQNNNSIDPYYTDNVTATRFAAQAYAGYVLARSKQAPLGALRALYDRRSQAPSGLSLVQLSAALKLMGDNTRAEQALKEGLVKTRDNSRSYWWIGDYGSEVRDNALILAILQEHQMGSADAIYNRMFTLSQDIANKRWLSTQERNAIFLAGYRILLTPEKAWQADVEVAGNKYTVTDKQPSLKLSDEEMRKITTLKVVNKTADVPLYQTVNVTGYPSQAPKATTNDGLFISKEYLDLNGRPLNLINVRSGDLIIVRIKLATKQRITDALLVDLLPAGLELENQNLAQASASLKDAADTIKESLKSMQRARIAHQEFRDDRYVIQLDLGYNYSNQTTDILYLARAVTPGEYRVPPAVVESMYRPNWQATSDAPALLIVKPH; this is translated from the coding sequence ATGAATAAAAAATATTGGCTAGCAGTCCCTTTATTAATATCCTTGATGTTTGGGACAGTATCTCATAACTTTGCTCAGGCTCAAACAACGAGCCCGCCTTCAACTGCAGTTGATGAATCGACATTGGCTAAACGCTATGCAGGTAAAGAGTTAAAGGTTATTGATGTTTCAGAAATTCAAGTCAATGGTGCTAGTACGCTTTCTGTTACTTTTTCTGTACCTTTAAAAGCAAATCAAAAATTTAATGATAAATTACATTTGATTGATACGAAGTCAGGTAAGGTTGATGGTGCTTGGGTTTTATCTAAAAATCAACAAGAGTTGACCTTTAATAACCTAGAGCCGAATCGTAAACTGGTATTGACAGTTGATGCAGGTTTAAGAGGCGTTAACGGTAAAAGCATTCCTGTAGAATATGTTGCTCGCTTAACCACTAAAGATTTAAAACCTATGTTAGGTTTTGCTAGTCGAGGCTCTTTATTGCCTGTTCGGTTAGCTGAAGGCCTACCTGTGGTTACTTTGAATGTTCAGCAGGCCACGGTAGAGTTTTTTAAAATTCATGATGATAAGTTACCGCAATTCTTTAGCCAATGGGGTAGAGGTGGTAGCTTACAATATTGGAATGCCGAAGAGCTGTTAGCAATGGCTGATTTAGCCTATACAGGTGGTTTTAAGCTAAATGCTGATAAAAACCGTCGTGAAACAGTGATGTTACCCATTGCAGGCATTAAGCAATTACAAAAACCAGGTGTTTATTTTGCGGTATTACGTCAATCAGGTGAATATAAATACAGTTTTCCTGCGACGGTATTTACCATCTCTGATATCGGTGTTTCTGCACACCGTTATAAATCCAGCGATAATTTAACAGTTTTTACCCAGTCATTGGAAACGGGTAAAGCTATTATTGGTGTTGATATCAAAGTATTGGATAGTAAAGGTAATGTTATTGAAGACGCTGCTACTAATACAAAAGGGTATGCTGAGTTAGCCAATATCAGTGATGCAGATATTGTATTGGCCGCCCATAATGGCCAAACTACGATGTTACGTTTAAAAACATCGGCACTAGATTTATCAGAATTCACGGTGACAGGTCCAGAAGACGCTGCTTTCCAATTCTTTATGTTTGGTCCTCGTGATTTATATCGTCCTGGTGAAACTGTACTATTTAATGCGTTATTACGTGATAAAGATGGCAATCAAGTTAAGGATATGCCCGTTAATGTTGAGGTGCGTAGCCCCGATGGTACGGTTGTACGTAGTTTTGTATGGAAAGCCACGCAACAAGGTTTTTATCAATATCAGTTAAAAGTATCAAGTGATGCAAAAACAGGCCGTTGGTCTTTCTTAGTTAAAATTGGTGATAAAAAAGTTCAAGATTATAATTTTAATGTTGAGGATTTTTTACCAGAACGCCTTGCCTTAGAATTAAAAGCAAGTGAACAACCTTTAGCACCAGTAGATAGCATGTATGTGGGCGTTAATGGTCGCTATCTTTATGGCGCACCTGCCAGTGGTAACTTATTGAGTGGTCAGGTGTATGTCCGCCCATTAAGAGAGGGTGTTGCTAAGTTACCAGGCTACTATTTTGGTGATTTAAATGAGAAGTATTTATCACAAAATATCGATTTTAGTGAGTTTCCTTTAGATAAAGAGGGTAAAGGCACTATTCGATTAGATAGCCAATGGAAAGAGGTGAAATCACCGTTACAGTTAATTGTCCAAGCCAGTTTGCAAGAAAGTGGTGGTCGTCCTATTGTACGTCGTGTAATTCAGTCTGTATGGCCTGCTAAGCAATTGGTAGGTATCCGTCCTTTATTTAAAGATAAAGAGGTGGATTATGATACTACGGTTGAGTTTGAGGTATTGCTAGCCAATGCTCAAGGCGATAAGTTAGCCGCTAAAGATTTAAAAGTACGTTTTGTTCGTGAGCGTCGTGATTATTATTGGTACTATTCAGACAGCGATGGCTGGAATAGCAATTATAATCAAAAAGATTTAATGATGGATGAGCAGCAAATTAGTATCGCAAAAGGTACGACTGCTAAATTAACCTATCCTGTGGAGTGGGGTTATTATCGTTTAGAAGTGGAAAATCCAGCCACTGGCTTAATTTCTAATTATCAATTCCGTGCGGGTTATTCATGGCAGGAAAATACCGAAGAGGGCGGAGCAGTTCGTCCAGATCAAGTAAAAGTTGCGCTTGATAAACCCGCTTATAATGAGGGTGATAAAGCGAAGATAACGATTACCCCACCTGCGGCGGGTAGTGGTTATTTAATGATTGAGTCTTCAGATGGTTTATTATGGTGGCAAGCGATTGATGTACCTGCTACTGGTAAAACCTTTGAGATTCCTATCGATAGCAAATGGCAACGCCACGATTTATATATTTCTACTTTAATCGTTCGCCCTGGTGATCGTAAAGTTGGTGCTACCCCTAAACGTGCGGTAGGTCTGTTACATTTACCTTTAGATCGCCAACAACGTAAGGTTAATCTTGAGTTAGTTGCGCCAGAAAAAATGGGGCCTTCGCAAAATTTAGTGGTTAAGGTAAAAGCTAAAGATAGCCAAGGTAATCCCATTAAGAATGCTACTGTGTTAGTGGCTGCGGTGGATGTGGGCGTTTTAAATATCACTAACTATAAAACACCAGATCCATTTGCGGGTATTTTTGGTCGTAAAGCGTATGGTGCAGATCAACTAGATGTTTATGGTCAATTGATTGAAACAGGGCAAGGTCGTATTGCTTCCTTGTCATTTGGTGGTGATGCTGCCTTGGCTAAAGGTGGTAAGAAACCAGATACCAATGTGATGATCGTTGCATTACAAAGCAAGCCAATCACAGTCAATGACAATGGTGAAGCTGAAGTATCGTTAGCCATTCCTGACTTTAATGGCGAATTAAGGTTAATGGGGCAAGCATGGACTGATAATGCGTTTGGTATGGCAGAGGCTAAAACAGTAGTGGCTGCGCCTGTTATTGCAGAGCTTGCTACGCCTCGTTTCTTAGCAGGTGGTGATAGTTCAACCTTAGCGTTAGATATTACTAATTTAACTGAAAAGCCACAGAAGCTATCAGTCAATTTAACTTCAGAGGGATTTGTTACCTTAGTTAATAGTAAGCCTCAGCAAATTACTGTAGCAAAAGGCGAGCGTAAAATCTTAACTATACCTGTAAAAGCCTTATCTGGTATGGGCGTAGGTAAGGTAACGGTTAACGTAACTGGTATCACTGTTGAGGGTAAAGCAGCGCCAGATATTAAGCGGACGTGGAGTATAGGCACACGGCCTGCGTATCCTGCAACCTTAGAAACCTTCCAAACTGTTTTAGAAAGCTCGCCTTGGAATATTCCAACGGCAGTACTAAGTGGTACGGAAATGGATGGTAGAGAGGGTTTGCTACAATTAACCAGTCAACCACCATTGAATTTGTCTAAACAAATTCAATCATTACATGCTTATCCTTATGGGTGTGCGGAGCAGACTACCAGTGGTCTTTATCCATCACTTTACTCAACCACTGAGTTATTAAAACGTTTGAGTGTGACGACTGATCAAACCGATGAGCAACGTCATAATGCTATTGAAATAGGGATTGGCCGTTTGCTAGGTATGCAGCGCCATAACGGTAGTTTTGGATTATGGAGCAATGATAGTGAAGAGGGCTATTGGTTATCTATTTATGTAACTGATTTCTTATTGCGTGCCCGTGAGCGCGGTTTCTCAGTGCCTGAGGAACCATTACAAAATGCGGTAAAACGTATTTTAAATTATGTACAAAATAACAATAGTATTGATCCTTACTATACTGATAACGTGACGGCTACTCGTTTTGCTGCGCAAGCTTATGCAGGTTATGTATTAGCGCGTTCTAAGCAAGCGCCACTAGGTGCATTACGCGCTTTATATGATCGTCGTAGTCAAGCACCTTCTGGTCTTTCTTTAGTGCAGTTATCGGCTGCGTTGAAATTAATGGGTGACAATACCCGTGCGGAACAAGCATTAAAAGAAGGGCTAGTAAAAACACGCGATAACTCAAGAAGCTATTGGTGGATTGGTGATTATGGTAGTGAGGTGCGTGATAATGCGTTAATTCTTGCTATTCTGCAAGAACACCAAATGGGTAGTGCGGATGCTATATATAACCGTATGTTTACCTTAAGCCAAGATATTGCTAATAAACGTTGGTTATCTACTCAAGAGCGCAATGCAATTTTCTTAGCAGGTTATCGTATTCTATTAACCCCAGAGAAGGCTTGGCAAGCAGACGTTGAGGTAGCTGGTAATAAGTATACAGTTACCGATAAGCAACCGAGCTTAAAATTATCTGATGAGGAAATGCGTAAGATTACTACCTTAAAAGTAGTCAATAAAACAGCAGATGTGCCGTTATATCAAACAGTTAATGTAACGGGTTATCCTAGTCAAGCACCAAAAGCTACTACTAATGATGGTTTATTTATTTCTAAAGAGTATTTAGATTTAAATGGTAGACCTCTAAATCTTATTAATGTCAGAAGTGGTGACTTGATAATTGTACGGATTAAACTAGCCACTAAACAGCGTATTACTGATGCGTTATTGGTAGATTTATTACCAGCAGGTTTAGAGTTGGAAAATCAAAATCTAGCACAAGCATCGGCTAGTTTAAAAGATGCTGCTGATACTATTAAGGAATCTTTAAAATCTATGCAAAGAGCGCGTATTGCCCATCAAGAGTTCCGCGATGATCGCTATGTAATACAGTTGGATTTAGGTTATAACTATTCTAACCAAACCACCGATATCTTATATTTAGCACGTGCGGTAACACCGGGTGAGTATCGTGTACCTCCTGCTGTTGTAGAGTCTATGTATCGTCCTAATTGGCAAGCTACCAGTGATGCACCTGCATTATTGATTGTGAAGCCTCACTAG
- the pbpC gene encoding peptidoglycan glycosyltransferase PbpC (penicillin-binding protein 1C), whose translation MKLAILRFIGRHWRIWVSIPIIIIGLLWVLDKLFPLPMPEDGIARIVLASDGTPLWRFADRDGVWRYPITIEQVSPAYIEALLTYEDRWFYEHPGVNPVALGRAFWQNLTGGKIISGGSTLSMQVARLIEPHPRTYWGKVRQIFRTMQLEWHLSKDQILTLYLNRAPYGGTIEGVAAASWAYLGKPPDQLTRAEAALLAVLPQAPSRLRPDRYPERAKLARDKVLNRLAEFKKWPQSVIDEIKQESIFLTDRQEPQMAPLLARRLYNDSKTSVIQSTINVSMQRRLEDLLKNWQVRLPEYTSAAILVVDHQTMEVKAYLGSIDITDDKRFGHVDMVSSIRSPGSTLKPFLYAMAMDAGLIHSESLLQDVPRRYGDYKPGNFSAGFIGPVSASEALSMSLNLPAVQLLEAYGPKRFYGELKGAGIGLTLPPMAEPNLSVILGGVGTKLEDLVVGYSAFARQGKVAQLRFKPTDALEERPLLSAGSAWVVRRILAGQTEPDRDERARLVQRSVLAWKTGTSYGFRDAWAVGLGPRYLVGVWIGRPDGTPVPGQFGVASATPLLLQVHDLIINQTASKALAVTESNQPASVGVAAICWPSGQPLSIKDSNCRKERFAWTLDSLTPPTLLAPDQPLGTGISQTIWVNSKGLQVAADCDGAIEKRIDLWPAPLEPWLIYTERRNRRLPKADKDCPPLLPVKAAPLFIVGVRDGDRLRLPAINTEPLTLKLSSLGGAGQRWWFLNGELIEETAPDESFNRAFIKAGKQQLTLLDELGQTATIEFSIQ comes from the coding sequence GTGAAGTTGGCTATTTTGCGTTTTATTGGTAGGCATTGGCGAATTTGGGTATCCATTCCGATTATTATCATTGGTTTGTTATGGGTACTTGATAAGCTATTTCCATTACCTATGCCAGAAGATGGCATTGCCCGTATTGTATTAGCGAGCGATGGCACACCCTTATGGCGTTTTGCTGACAGAGATGGTGTGTGGCGTTATCCGATTACTATAGAACAAGTATCACCTGCCTATATTGAAGCCTTATTAACCTATGAAGATCGTTGGTTTTATGAACATCCCGGTGTCAATCCTGTAGCCTTAGGGCGTGCATTTTGGCAAAACCTAACGGGTGGTAAGATTATTTCAGGGGGTAGCACTTTATCAATGCAAGTGGCTAGGCTAATCGAGCCACATCCGCGGACTTACTGGGGAAAAGTAAGACAAATCTTCCGTACCATGCAGTTAGAGTGGCACTTGAGCAAAGATCAAATACTCACTTTATACCTTAATCGCGCTCCCTATGGTGGTACAATTGAAGGGGTGGCGGCTGCTAGTTGGGCTTACTTAGGCAAGCCGCCAGATCAGCTTACCCGAGCAGAAGCTGCATTATTGGCGGTATTGCCACAAGCTCCTAGTCGATTAAGACCAGATCGTTATCCTGAGCGTGCTAAGCTAGCAAGAGATAAAGTGTTAAACCGTTTGGCCGAATTTAAAAAATGGCCGCAGTCTGTTATTGATGAAATAAAGCAAGAAAGTATTTTTTTAACAGATCGGCAAGAGCCGCAAATGGCGCCACTATTAGCAAGACGCTTATATAATGACAGTAAAACATCTGTTATCCAAAGTACCATCAATGTCAGTATGCAGCGTCGTTTAGAGGATCTGCTAAAAAACTGGCAAGTGCGTTTACCTGAATATACCTCAGCGGCTATTTTGGTGGTCGATCATCAAACTATGGAGGTAAAGGCTTATCTGGGGTCTATAGATATTACCGATGATAAGCGTTTTGGCCATGTGGATATGGTGTCATCTATTCGTTCACCGGGTTCTACTTTAAAGCCTTTTCTCTATGCCATGGCGATGGATGCAGGATTGATTCATTCAGAGTCACTGTTACAGGATGTGCCAAGACGCTATGGAGATTATAAGCCAGGTAATTTCTCGGCAGGTTTTATAGGGCCTGTATCCGCCAGTGAAGCTTTGTCCATGTCACTCAACCTACCTGCTGTACAGTTACTTGAAGCTTATGGGCCAAAACGTTTTTATGGTGAATTAAAAGGCGCAGGAATTGGCTTAACCTTACCCCCTATGGCAGAACCTAATTTATCGGTTATTTTAGGGGGTGTAGGTACTAAGTTAGAAGATTTAGTGGTGGGCTATAGTGCTTTTGCACGTCAAGGTAAGGTTGCACAACTGCGTTTTAAACCGACTGATGCTTTAGAAGAAAGACCATTATTATCAGCAGGTTCAGCTTGGGTGGTAAGGCGTATTTTAGCAGGCCAAACAGAGCCTGATCGAGATGAGCGAGCAAGGTTAGTGCAACGTAGTGTCTTAGCATGGAAAACAGGTACTAGCTATGGCTTTCGAGATGCGTGGGCGGTTGGCTTAGGACCTCGCTATTTAGTGGGAGTATGGATTGGTAGACCAGATGGAACGCCTGTGCCTGGTCAGTTTGGGGTAGCTTCTGCAACGCCTTTATTATTACAAGTACATGACCTGATTATTAACCAAACTGCAAGCAAAGCATTGGCGGTTACTGAAAGTAATCAACCAGCGAGTGTAGGAGTAGCCGCTATTTGTTGGCCTTCTGGACAACCATTGTCTATTAAAGATAGCAATTGTCGCAAAGAGCGTTTTGCTTGGACATTAGACAGTTTAACACCGCCTACTTTACTCGCCCCAGACCAACCACTCGGCACAGGTATAAGTCAAACTATTTGGGTTAATAGTAAGGGCTTACAGGTGGCTGCTGATTGTGATGGGGCGATTGAAAAGCGTATTGATTTATGGCCTGCGCCTTTAGAACCTTGGCTTATTTATACCGAGCGTCGTAATCGTCGCTTACCTAAGGCTGATAAAGATTGTCCACCATTACTGCCAGTAAAAGCAGCGCCTCTTTTTATCGTAGGCGTAAGGGATGGGGATAGATTGCGCTTACCTGCCATTAATACAGAACCTTTAACATTAAAGCTTTCTTCATTAGGGGGCGCAGGGCAACGTTGGTGGTTTCTCAATGGCGAATTAATTGAGGAAACTGCACCTGATGAATCCTTTAATAGAGCCTTTATAAAAGCAGGTAAGCAACAATTAACCCTACTAGATGAACTAGGCCAAACAGCAACCATTGAGTTTTCTATTCAGTAA